One Mugil cephalus isolate CIBA_MC_2020 chromosome 17, CIBA_Mcephalus_1.1, whole genome shotgun sequence genomic window, GCTTTGGCATTTCTTTTCACACTAGttacatataaacatattttacaatGTACGGCGTATTTGTCCGATATTTGACAACTTTGGCAACAAACTCGTCTTTAAACGTGTCTTGACAGCACCAGCTGTGCATCAGCGAGGATGCGGGCGGGAGGCGAGGTGACGTGCAAGCTTgtgcaggtttgtgtttttctttttgctcaacAGCACTCTTGTAAAGCACATCCCTGAGCCCCATGAACAGCCCTGGCACACGTGTGATAATAAAGAGGCACTTTCAGAACTGTTATTCAGTATTCATACATCACACACATTTCCAACGCTGTTACATTCTTACACCGACAAAGTGCTGAAAAAAGTGCATATTTACAGAGTGCTATAAGGTccaggagaggggaaaaaaagcatcacATATAAAAGCAAGAGGCAAAACATATTGTCAGATAAAACCTTGGGCAGTTGAATGACTGCTAACAGATTTCATGCAATATATTATCTAATACAGTACTTTCTGCCAGTGAAGTACCAGTGTGGAGACATTTGCAGCAAACATTTGCTATAGAAATATCCAGATATTCAGATGTTCTTTATTTGGAAAGCTACAATATGTAACTTCAATCAGATTCTCAACTTGTCCACAGAGGCTTTAAGTATGTGCAGTCCATTAACACCGTTTTATAGCACAAGCCAGTATACCCAAGAGCCACATCAAAaattaatggaaatgaaaagTACACACAGCTGATGTTCATCTGTGCTTACATCTTTCGCTTGGGCTTTTTGCTTTTGTTACTGCCATTTCTAAGACATCCTGCACTTAAACGTCAAGCAAAAGATTAAAGTTACAATTTGTAGCTTTGAATGTCATTTACTTGCAGACACCCACCAAAGGTACTACTCAGGGGGCCGTTATTACTAACACTTGAAGTTGAGTCCTCACATATCTGTCATGGGATTGTTTGTCAGTTCCTTCAGCAGTCACATTTCAAAGTGACGGTACATGCTCTCAACGTAGCTCAAGACCCTTTGCCAGTCAGGACCACCTGCTCTCAGCATCTCCTCCAACGTCTGTTGAGCAAAGCTACATTTATGAATATGACAATGAACTAAATCCACCCGAAAAGTGAGAAGATTTATCAGAGACTCACCAGAGACTGCGCAATCCCAACAGACTCTCCTGTTTTGAATGCCAGGCTGAGGTTCTCCTTCTGCCAAGGTAAGAGCAAATCGATAAGTTGGACACCGTATGTCACTCGGCCCTATCCGTCACACAGGCCGAGGTCACAGCTCCTACCTTGTCCTCTGGACTGAGGGTGCTGTAAGGGATGTGGGACGGGAGGTAGGTGTGGTAGACGGCACAGAACGCGAGGCCATCAGCccagctgctgctgaagttGGTAATATCAATATTCTGaatggaaaggaaagaaaaaattaCAGTGAGTTTCGCTGTTTCACCCACTACTTTAGAAATGTAGTCATCTACAATGTTAACCATGTCTGGTATCATTGATCAACCGGTGTAGAAAATACAcagatcggccacaacattaaaacaactgacaggagaagtaaatattatTGACCATCtagtgataattcaatgttctgctgggaaacttttggacctggcattcgtgtggacccccaccccatagcaatgacatgtccttgatggcagcagccatccccagcaggatgcagtcgaCACAGACGCgcgttcaggaacaactaaggATAACATGAAAAGCAATCTACaaggcatttaaaaaaggcaactgatGTGATCCGAGTAGTTTCTAAacttctaaaagactggtgggaagttgaggtttaaataggaaaccgTCTGTCAGAGACTTGCTTGACTGGTGCCATTAATTGCCATTAAAGGCtggatacttacctgtcgttaAGGGGgaaaacaagtcaagcaagtttctgatgggttttatccacagagtttcctttttaaacctcaacttcccaccagttgcttagaactgaagaagctactcggataaACAGCGGAATGGcttcaagaaactctgcaagtccagtagcccttttaaacgccttttggatccatgacctggataactgagaacctccacagaaacatgaaagcaacacaaggtgctgacctggcctccaaattcactaaaactgatcaagtatctgtgggatgatccacagaggcccattgcctcaacccataggacccaaagctcccccactaacaacattcagacactacaggacaccctctgaaggcccatgttcTTTCAAATTGTAGAACATAACGTCTCATtaaattcaatgagaaggtttGTCCAAACTTTTAATTTGTAGTGTATGTTTGGTGCACAGCGTCCATGGTGAAGCATGGTGGTCGCAGCATAATTTGGAGCTGCTTTTCTTCAGAGGGAATTGATGGTTTACACAATGTGGAGAGAATCCTGACTAAAACCAACCACCTGTCAATTTTGACACAGAATCTTCTGGTGCCTGCTAGAAACTTTGAACAACGATCCAAAGTACACATCTACATCAACATAGGAATAGCTTCAACGGTAATGTTTTGGAACGGACTACCCAGAAGCCAGACCTGAATCCTATGGAAAATCTGTGGTGGGGACTCGAAGAGAGCTGTGCACAGGAGACGCCCTCACAAGCTGACAGATCTGGAATGTTTTTGTAAAGAAGAGAGGGAAATACTCCCGAGTGAAGATCTAGCAGGCTGATAAACTCATCCAAACAAACTGAGTACTGTAATAAAGTCAAAGGGCGGTCACTTCCAGTATGCAGTGAGGTTATTCCAAGCTCATTCTTCTTTTCTACTATGTCACATTAGTTTTCGGTGGCGTTGCATAGGTTagaattcaaataaatgtaCGTAAGTTTTGATATGATGCTCCTCTGTAACTGAAACATACAAATTCCACTATATGAAAGACACCAAACCAGATGCAGGATCACCTTGTAGCCTTGGGTTCGGCTCTGACACCAGCGGAGCAGCGAGTTTCTTTTTGAGCCCCCATGGCGACGCAGCAGTAGGTTGAAACCGTCTTGGGACCTGACAACAGCAAGATATGAGTTGGGCTTTGtaggcagaaaaataaaacaccttggttataaaagagaaaatttcattaacacaaatcGAGAGGTGTTTCAAGTGTTTCAAGAGGATTTCAAGTAATTAGATTTAAGAACTGATGTGGCATTTCAGTCTGTCCCCACTACACAGTGAACTTACTTGGTGGGTGGCAACTCGGTGAGGGCCGAGTTGTACTTGTTCAGAGACTCCTCACGTTTGCCTGCAAAGATGAGCAACAGTGTTAGCTAATGGCAATTTGTCATCGTGAACACTCAAGGCAGCGGAGCAAGGAGACAAGCTTAGTTACACTGCTTTTAAACATGCTAACAAGCACTTCTGACTTTTTAAAGCAACATTCAGCTATGCTGGTGGTGTAGCGGAACAAGCGACGAGCTAGTTAGAACACAAGTGTAATTTATACACAATGCAGacagagaaaactgaattcatATGGAATTGGATTCATTTCTCATTCATTCCCCTCCATTAATTAGCTGTGGGTTTATTGATGACCTTGCCCTTTCTTGTTACGCAACAGGCGCTGGtcatattaaaaatgaaccagTGTAGGTTTAAAGGTGCCATGAAAAGTTTTCTTGGATACAAGATAATGCACGTTTGCATGTAGTGCttttagaaaacacacagtgttGGAGGTCAAAGTCATGTGCTGAATCACATGAACCCTCATAAAATATTTGTGAAGCAGATTTTATGGCGGTCTTCATGTTTCCTGTGATCACGCAGCGTAATCATTTgtcacaaaagaaagaaaatgaagagccACTTGTATAAATACTGCTCAATAGCGCTACTAGTGGTCAAAAACTCAACAGTGCATCTTTAATGATTTATCAGtgtcttcatttttgtttttcttttttgctcctACTtcaggagtagaaaaaaaagactgactgCGTAAGTggatccattaaaaaaaatgtctcttaacATTAGCCTtagagaaattaaacaaaacatgttcaaaGAGGCCAGATGTAGGTCCAGGTTATATGAAGCCCTGtaaattacacataaaaacaaaggtgGTGGAGGGTACTACCAGGGTAGTTGTGACTCACTTAGTACCCAGAACCACTTAGATGGAAAGTGTCTGTTGTGCAAAGGCCATTTGTAAACACACCTGAGTCATTACTTGACTTGCCGTCTTGCCAATCGAAACTTCTTCGTCCTCTTAGTTGTGCCAAGTTcttgaaaacaacaataaaaacatgtattcaAACCTGGTATAAAAGCAAACCTAATTCACAAAGTGCAAAAGCATTTCCTGATCAAAGGCATCTTCTGAAGAAGGACCCTCCTGCAGATAATGTATCTCACCTTGTTTGTAGGTCCAACTGTCGTGGTGGTATTGGACTGGGGGTTTCCATTTTGAACAGCAGTTGAGTCGGAGGAAGCCGGCAATCTGGACAGGCTCCTGCAGCGTGGTACAAAGAACCGACCTGATCAGCATAACtaagttgtttcttttttatgcCGTTTTTTCACTGCAGGCTCTAGCTCTACCTCTAAGTGGAACAACTCTCAAGTGGCCCAGAGTAACAGTTTCAAACAAAACCACATCCACAGCCCTGACCAAATATGGTAATTGTTATTCATTTTTGCTTGCTGTGCCAGAGAAACGTGGAAGACAGAgaggctttgttttttgtttttacacatctaTCTGAACGCACTgaagtgcaactggcgctgcaAGAGACTTCAGCGGTGTGCTTCAGAAATACAGcgtgttttgtgtattttggggaaaaaaaaaaaaagtttagctCACCTTGACCGCTCTGTTGTTAGGGTCCTTCTCGTCTCGCTGGAGCTCACCTCTGCTCTGCTCCTATCCTCATTGGTCACGTTTCTCAGGTAACGCTTGGTCACACCTTTGCAGTCTGTCCTCGCATCCTCGCTGACAGCACTCTTTGTCGTGTCATTCTGATTCCGACTTTCCACGCCTTCTCGTCCCAACCTGTACACCGCCCTCTCCCTGCCCCTCTGGGCTCCTTCTGTGCTTTCGTTGCTGTTCGATTTTTTTCCGTTGGGCCTCTCCGGCTCGTGACGAGGAGCCTGGCCTTCGGTTTTGTCTTGAGCCTGAGTGAGAGTGGCCAGTCTCTGCCTGCTCTCCTTCAGCTCTCCTCTCAGGGTGACCAGCTGCATATCtgcctccttctgtctctgctgGGCGGCGGCCAGCTCCCTCTCCGTGTCCTTGTGGGCCGTTCGGAGCGCCGTCAGCTCTTCGTCAGCCTCAGCTCTCAGGCGGTctgccaccgccaccgccacctgGAGGTCGGCCTGGAACTGCAGCCATTCCGCACGCTCCGTCTGCGTGAGAACAAACAGCGTTGTGTCAAGAATAAGGGCGTgaccaaataaaacagaaatattatatttctttatttgcttattcaggaaaatgagccaatatctGTGAGCAGCAAGTTTTCAGTCAATGTAATAAGATTgaacacatgtttgtggaatTGTATGATGTCAGAGACAAAGGAGCCTTTGGAGGACCTCGGATAAAGAGCTGATGTTTCTCATCAGGCtgaaaaatgttacaaaacGATCTCTATAGAGATGGTGAAACGAGTAGGTGATGATGTGCTTGTCCGGGCCTGTTTCGTTGCATCTTGGCCGAAGCGGCTTACCATCACTGATGGAGCAATGAgttctgaattataccagtgAATTCTAAAATGTCGGGACATCAGTCCTTGAGCCAGCTATTAAGAGAAACTGCGCACAAGACCTAGCACACAAGCCGTTCTACGAATGAATCATTGAAGAAGGACCGAATGAATGTGTTGGCCAAGTCAAATCCTGACTTCAGTCCAATAGAAAAGCTGCACAAGGGGGTCACTGCAGACACTGAGCTTGCGCGTACAAAAAAAAGGGCTGTTATGTGGACTTCTTTGATGAAGCCACTGGACactgatccatccatccatccatccatccatccatgttaTCTGGACTGATTTGACCAGTCAAACTGTAGCATTCTCTGTATATACCTTAGAAAGGACCCTTCTACGCTCTGTGACCACTAGTTACTTGTTGTCATTTTGAATTCCATAACTGTGTTTTGTTGCTATCCTTATGAGTTCTGTAGCTACTTAACAGAAGCTACTTCTGATCTGTCAGATTCTCTAAGAGTCTTTTTTTAAGTTGGGGTAGGGAGCATAGCCAATTTTGGTTACACGTGGATTAAAATAACTTCAGGCTATGTTagacttattattttttattatttctttttttttttagcagcaccCACTCTGGCCCTTTTTACTTTGCAGTGCTGTCTTTGGCTATTTCTGAAGCAACGAATACCTCAAATAAACCAGAAACATCAAGCTCTAAGTTTGACTTTCCTTCACCCTAGATGAACTGGGTTCACTTCTGTGAGGGTGCTCGTCAGTTATTCAGCCAGTCAGACTGGCAACAACAGCAGACGGCTCAGGCCATGCATCCATTGACGAATCTCATTCAAGGCGCCTTATTTAAAGCGTTTCCAAGACCCTAGAccttttttgctttctttctatttatctGTGTCCTTCAACGTCAGTGAAGTTTGACTTAAGTTGCCGTAACTGAATTGCCATCTAGTTTTTGTGTCACATCGTGTGTGCTTTCCCATCACTTCCACTGATCCACACCTTGTCTTAGTCTTTTAATATTTCTTGCTTTTCAT contains:
- the si:ch211-195o20.7 gene encoding cytospin-A, which encodes MGSFSSKDGHGPQGAHLESFHTPPTTPQSDGASFTAGGPQFKPPRTAPVSSPPPVPTSTPGGKKSQPGTPATPSTPIPPPDWRPPPPVTSSRSANGPGVSPVHNQPGGTAAARRPGASGRNGGPPTSTPKTPVTPGKSVAVSPFKSSSSQCSASTAAVTSLGQNWKERDSGLSQSLLPDHELPDGQGGEVKKLLEECRTVLGVTDSQDKTTTTTEILQHLMTEVKSLKATLQTERAEWLQFQADLQVAVAVADRLRAEADEELTALRTAHKDTERELAAAQQRQKEADMQLVTLRGELKESRQRLATLTQAQDKTEGQAPRHEPERPNGKKSNSNESTEGAQRGRERAVYRLGREGVESRNQNDTTKSAVSEDARTDCKGVTKRYLRNVTNEDRSRAEVSSSETRRTLTTERSRSLSRLPASSDSTAVQNGNPQSNTTTTVGPTNKNLAQLRGRRSFDWQDGKSSNDSGKREESLNKYNSALTELPPTKSQDGFNLLLRRHGGSKRNSLLRWCQSRTQGYKNIDITNFSSSWADGLAFCAVYHTYLPSHIPYSTLSPEDKKENLSLAFKTGESVGIAQSLTLEEMLRAGGPDWQRVLSYVESMYRHFEM